In one Sphingobium indicum B90A genomic region, the following are encoded:
- the dapF gene encoding diaminopimelate epimerase, with protein MGRFSKMHGLGNDFVVIDARDGALDMTEARAMAIADRHAGIGCDQLILIGNSDRADVSMRIFNSDGSEVEACGNATRCVPLFVGRDVLIETKAGLLDAKAVDGGASVDMGQPRLEWDAIPLAYAMDTLAMPVSWEDLPAPVAVNVGNPHVIFFLDDLDGVNFDRLGPLIEHDPLFPARVNVNFAAVVGDNHIRLVVWERGAGLTRACGTGACATAVAAVRRKLVSGPTTVSLPGGDLVIDWTPGGHIMMTGPATHVFDGEADWARF; from the coding sequence ATGGGCCGTTTTTCGAAAATGCATGGACTGGGCAACGACTTCGTCGTGATCGACGCGCGCGATGGCGCGCTCGACATGACGGAGGCGCGCGCCATGGCCATCGCCGACCGCCATGCCGGGATCGGCTGCGACCAGCTCATCCTGATAGGAAATAGCGACCGCGCCGACGTGTCGATGCGCATCTTCAACAGCGACGGCAGCGAAGTGGAGGCCTGCGGCAACGCAACCCGCTGCGTCCCCCTGTTCGTCGGCCGCGACGTGCTGATCGAGACGAAGGCAGGCCTGCTGGACGCGAAGGCCGTCGACGGCGGCGCGAGCGTCGACATGGGCCAGCCCCGGCTGGAATGGGACGCAATCCCGCTCGCCTACGCCATGGACACGCTGGCCATGCCGGTAAGCTGGGAAGACCTCCCCGCCCCGGTCGCGGTCAATGTCGGCAATCCGCACGTGATCTTCTTCCTGGACGATCTGGACGGTGTGAATTTCGACCGTCTGGGACCGCTGATCGAGCATGATCCGCTCTTCCCCGCCCGCGTGAACGTCAATTTCGCGGCAGTGGTGGGCGACAATCACATCCGCCTCGTCGTCTGGGAACGCGGCGCCGGGCTGACCCGCGCCTGCGGCACCGGCGCCTGCGCGACGGCGGTGGCGGCGGTCCGGCGCAAGCTGGTGAGCGGCCCCACGACGGTCAGCCTGCCGGGCGGCGACCTGGTGATCGACTGGACGCCGGGCGGGCACATCATGATGACCGGCCCCGCCACCCATGTCTTCGACGGCGAGGCTGACTGGGCGCGCTTCTGA
- a CDS encoding amino acid permease — protein MSWTRRKPMEAMMPAHEGHRLARTLSWPHLLALGVGAIVGTGILTLIGVGADRAGPAVLLSFAIAGAICACAALAYAELSTMMPAAGSAYSYSYAVLGEGIAWMVGWSLILEYSLVVSTVAVGWSGYAAPLLTSVGFPDLLTRGPELGGLVNLPAIFIIAVVAALLMLGTHESARLNSLLVLIKIATLSLFVAIALPAFDAQNLQPFMPFGFAKSMGPDGVERGVMAAAAIIFFAFYGFDAISTAAEEAKNPERDLAIGIVGSLFACTLIYVLVAAAAVGAMPFTRFADSPEPLALILREMGKGQVARIVAIAAVIALPTVLLGFLYGQSRIFLVMARDGFLPQGLAQISRRGTPARITAVTALLVAIVAGLLPIDEIAALANAGTLIAFTAVGACLLILRRRSPDMKRPFRTPAGWLVGLGAIGGCAYLFVSLPVKTIIACLIWNAIGLAVYFLYGRRRASLSTA, from the coding sequence ATGAGCTGGACGCGCCGCAAACCGATGGAGGCGATGATGCCCGCCCATGAAGGGCACAGGCTGGCGCGCACCCTGTCCTGGCCGCATCTGCTGGCGCTGGGCGTGGGGGCCATCGTCGGCACGGGCATATTGACCCTGATCGGCGTCGGCGCGGACCGGGCGGGGCCTGCGGTGCTGCTGTCCTTCGCCATTGCGGGCGCGATCTGCGCCTGCGCCGCGCTGGCCTATGCGGAACTCTCCACCATGATGCCCGCCGCCGGGAGCGCCTACAGCTACAGCTATGCCGTGCTGGGGGAGGGCATCGCCTGGATGGTGGGATGGAGCCTGATCCTGGAATATTCGCTGGTGGTGTCGACCGTGGCGGTCGGCTGGTCGGGCTATGCCGCGCCGCTGCTGACCTCCGTGGGATTTCCGGACCTGCTGACCAGAGGACCAGAGCTTGGCGGCCTCGTCAACCTGCCCGCCATCTTCATCATCGCCGTGGTCGCCGCGCTGCTGATGCTGGGCACGCATGAAAGCGCCCGGCTCAACAGCCTGCTCGTCCTCATCAAGATCGCGACATTGAGCCTGTTCGTCGCCATCGCCCTCCCCGCCTTCGACGCGCAGAATCTCCAGCCCTTCATGCCCTTCGGCTTCGCCAAGTCGATGGGGCCGGACGGGGTGGAGCGCGGCGTCATGGCGGCGGCGGCGATCATCTTCTTCGCCTTCTACGGCTTCGACGCCATCTCCACCGCCGCGGAGGAGGCGAAGAATCCGGAGCGCGACCTGGCCATCGGCATCGTCGGTTCGCTGTTTGCCTGCACGCTCATCTATGTACTGGTCGCGGCGGCTGCGGTGGGGGCGATGCCCTTCACCCGCTTCGCCGACAGCCCGGAGCCGCTGGCGCTGATCCTGCGCGAAATGGGCAAGGGGCAGGTGGCGCGCATCGTCGCCATCGCGGCGGTGATCGCCCTGCCGACCGTGCTGCTGGGCTTCCTCTACGGCCAGAGCCGCATCTTCCTGGTCATGGCCCGCGACGGTTTCCTGCCGCAAGGGCTGGCGCAAATCTCCAGGCGCGGCACCCCCGCCCGCATCACCGCCGTCACCGCCCTATTGGTCGCCATCGTCGCAGGCCTGCTGCCCATCGACGAGATCGCGGCGCTGGCCAATGCGGGCACGCTGATCGCCTTCACCGCCGTGGGCGCCTGCCTGCTGATCCTGCGGCGGCGCAGCCCGGACATGAAACGCCCCTTCCGCACGCCCGCCGGATGGCTGGTGGGCCTCGGCGCCATCGGCGGCTGCGCCTATCTGTTCGTCAGCCTGCCGGTGAAGACCATCATCGCCTGCCTGATCTGGAACGCCATCGGCCTGGCCGTCTATTTCCTCTATGGGCGCAGGCGGGCATCCCTGAGCACCGCTTAG
- a CDS encoding alanine/glycine:cation symporter family protein, producing the protein MDGFNAAVDALSGAVFMKVPVLGAQIELIVLYLALPMLFFTLWLGFPNLTAVGRALRILRAQPHAGEAKGDVSQWGALSTALSGTIGLGNIAGVAVALTMGGPGAILWMFVIGWFAMTVKMAEVTLGLKYRVFDAQGHVHGGPMYVLKAVGAARGWPKAGLILGGFYAFFALFGAIPMVQVNQSFAQVKVVTGFANGWAYGTMLAGAVALVTLGGAAWLGEVAKRLTPLKVAVYLIGVATVLILHAAAIPGALADIWRGAWSGQAATGGAVGAFVAGMRRAVFASEAGVGSAVMAHSLARVRHPVSEGLVALLEPLLGTMIVCALGGLALVVAGTWNGGLEGIAITSAAFAQVSPSFPWLLAVVVVLFAYSTLVAWGFYGLQAWGYLFGNGPKAQWSYKILYIVALPPAAAIDLGRVVGIVDSSFFLMAIPNVIALYLCAGELRRDVRDYLATPEEN; encoded by the coding sequence ATGGACGGATTCAACGCAGCGGTCGACGCCCTTTCCGGCGCGGTCTTCATGAAGGTGCCGGTGCTGGGCGCGCAGATCGAACTGATCGTGCTCTACCTCGCGCTGCCGATGCTGTTCTTCACCCTCTGGCTCGGCTTTCCCAACCTGACCGCGGTGGGCCGGGCGCTCCGCATCCTCAGGGCGCAGCCGCATGCGGGCGAGGCGAAGGGCGACGTCAGCCAGTGGGGCGCGCTGTCGACGGCGCTGTCGGGCACCATCGGCCTCGGCAATATCGCGGGCGTCGCGGTCGCGCTGACGATGGGCGGGCCGGGCGCGATCCTCTGGATGTTCGTCATCGGCTGGTTCGCCATGACGGTGAAGATGGCGGAAGTGACGCTGGGCCTCAAATATCGCGTCTTCGACGCGCAGGGCCATGTGCATGGCGGGCCGATGTATGTGCTCAAGGCCGTGGGCGCGGCGCGCGGCTGGCCGAAGGCGGGGCTGATCCTGGGCGGCTTCTACGCCTTCTTCGCGCTGTTCGGGGCGATCCCCATGGTGCAGGTCAACCAGAGCTTCGCGCAGGTGAAGGTGGTGACGGGTTTCGCCAATGGCTGGGCCTATGGCACGATGCTGGCCGGCGCGGTGGCGCTGGTGACGCTGGGCGGCGCGGCCTGGCTGGGCGAGGTGGCGAAGCGGCTGACGCCGCTCAAGGTCGCGGTCTATCTGATCGGCGTGGCGACCGTGCTGATCCTCCATGCCGCCGCCATTCCGGGCGCGCTGGCGGACATCTGGCGCGGCGCATGGAGCGGCCAGGCCGCGACCGGCGGCGCGGTGGGCGCCTTCGTCGCGGGCATGCGGCGCGCCGTCTTCGCCAGCGAGGCGGGCGTGGGATCGGCGGTGATGGCGCACAGCCTGGCGCGGGTGCGGCATCCGGTGTCGGAGGGGCTGGTCGCCCTGCTGGAACCGCTGCTCGGCACGATGATCGTCTGCGCGCTGGGCGGGCTGGCGCTGGTCGTGGCGGGCACATGGAATGGCGGGCTGGAGGGGATCGCCATCACCTCCGCCGCCTTCGCGCAGGTTTCGCCCTCCTTCCCCTGGCTGCTGGCGGTGGTCGTGGTGCTGTTCGCCTATTCGACGCTGGTGGCATGGGGCTTTTACGGGCTTCAGGCCTGGGGCTATCTGTTCGGCAACGGGCCGAAGGCGCAGTGGAGCTACAAGATCCTCTACATCGTCGCCCTGCCCCCCGCCGCCGCCATCGACCTGGGCCGGGTGGTCGGCATCGTCGACAGCAGCTTCTTCCTGATGGCGATCCCGAATGTCATCGCGCTCTACCTCTGCGCTGGCGAACTGCGGCGCGACGTGCGGGACTATCTGGCAACGCCCGAAGAGAATTAA
- the glmM gene encoding phosphoglucosamine mutase, with translation MSRTYFGTDGIRGRTNQWPMTAELAMKVGMAAGKHFKRGTHRHRVVIGKDTRLSGYMVENALVAGFTAVGMDVVQFGPIPTPAVALLAHSMRADLGVMISASHNPYFDNGIKLFGPDGYKLSDEDEMKIEAMLEQEIPLAASQDIGRARRVEDARGRYIHAVKSSFPADLRLDGLKIVVDCANGAAYQVAPSAFWELGAEVVAIGVTPNGININDRCGSTSPQLLQESVVSAGADIGIALDGDADRLIVVDEHGAIVDGDQIMALIAGNFARAGTLRGGGLVATVMSNLGLERFLSGQGMALERTKVGDRYVLERMREGGFNVGGEQSGHMILSDYATTGDGTVAALQVLAALVRSGKPASEVLHQFDPVPQLLKNVRFSGGKPLEHEDVKRVIAQAEAELNGSGRLVIRPSGTEPVIRVMAEGDREDQVKDVVERICDAVAKAAA, from the coding sequence ATGAGCAGGACATATTTCGGCACCGACGGCATTCGCGGGCGCACCAACCAATGGCCGATGACCGCCGAACTGGCGATGAAGGTCGGCATGGCGGCGGGCAAGCATTTCAAGCGCGGCACGCATCGCCATCGCGTGGTGATCGGCAAGGATACGCGGCTTTCCGGCTATATGGTGGAGAATGCGCTGGTCGCGGGCTTCACCGCCGTGGGCATGGACGTGGTGCAGTTCGGGCCGATCCCGACTCCGGCGGTGGCGCTGCTGGCCCATTCGATGCGCGCCGATCTGGGCGTGATGATTTCGGCCAGCCACAATCCCTATTTCGACAATGGCATCAAATTATTCGGGCCGGACGGCTACAAGCTGTCGGACGAGGACGAGATGAAGATCGAGGCGATGCTGGAGCAGGAGATTCCGCTCGCCGCATCGCAGGACATCGGCCGCGCCCGCCGGGTCGAGGATGCGCGGGGCCGCTATATCCATGCGGTCAAATCCAGCTTTCCGGCCGATCTGCGGCTGGACGGGCTGAAGATCGTGGTCGATTGCGCCAATGGGGCGGCCTATCAGGTCGCGCCCTCCGCCTTCTGGGAATTGGGGGCGGAGGTGGTGGCGATCGGCGTCACGCCCAACGGCATCAACATCAACGACCGTTGCGGTTCGACATCGCCCCAGCTTTTGCAGGAAAGCGTTGTGTCGGCGGGGGCGGATATCGGCATTGCGCTGGACGGCGACGCTGATCGGCTGATCGTGGTGGACGAGCATGGCGCCATTGTCGACGGCGACCAGATCATGGCGCTGATCGCGGGCAATTTCGCGCGGGCGGGGACGCTGCGCGGCGGCGGGCTGGTGGCGACGGTGATGTCCAACCTGGGGCTGGAGCGGTTCCTGTCCGGCCAGGGCATGGCGCTGGAGCGGACCAAGGTCGGCGACCGCTATGTGCTGGAACGGATGCGGGAGGGCGGCTTCAACGTCGGCGGCGAGCAGTCGGGGCATATGATCCTGTCCGACTATGCGACCACCGGCGACGGCACGGTGGCGGCGTTGCAGGTGCTGGCGGCGCTGGTGCGGTCCGGCAAGCCCGCGAGCGAAGTGCTGCACCAGTTCGATCCGGTGCCGCAATTGCTGAAGAATGTCCGCTTTTCCGGCGGCAAGCCGCTGGAGCATGAGGATGTGAAGCGGGTGATTGCCCAGGCGGAGGCGGAGCTGAACGGCAGCGGGCGGCTGGTGATCCGGCCTTCGGGCACGGAGCCGGTGATCCGGGTGATGGCCGAGGGCGACCGGGAGGATCAGGTGAAGGATGTGGTCGAGCGCATCTGCGACGCGGTGGCGAAGGCGGCGGCGTGA
- a CDS encoding DUF1272 domain-containing protein, translated as MLEMRPDCERCGVDLPADEPGAFICSFECSFCAPCAEALDDRCPNCGGELMDRPTRMGDALTRHPASTERKYKA; from the coding sequence ATGCTTGAGATGCGGCCCGATTGCGAGCGTTGCGGGGTCGACCTGCCCGCCGATGAGCCGGGGGCGTTCATCTGTTCCTTCGAATGCAGCTTTTGCGCGCCCTGCGCGGAGGCGTTGGACGATCGTTGCCCCAATTGCGGCGGGGAGTTGATGGACCGGCCGACGCGGATGGGGGATGCGCTGACGCGGCATCCGGCGTCGACGGAGCGCAAATATAAGGCATGA
- the thiD gene encoding bifunctional hydroxymethylpyrimidine kinase/phosphomethylpyrimidine kinase, with translation MSVARILIIAGSDSGGGAGIQADIRTVTLLGGHAMTAITAITAQNTLGVQGGVQGVHPVPTDMVLRQMESVIGDIGVDAVKIGMIGSAETAVAVAERLAALEGVPIVFDPVMVATSGSVLADGETIAAFERLMALATLVTPNIPELAALGGEEIAVRFATHVLAKGGHGEGPMLTDRLIGPRGVVKAWSNARIDTRHSHGTGCTLASAVATGLGQGLDLIDAIERARKYVRAALALAPGLGQGHGPMGAPFGFHDHA, from the coding sequence ATGAGTGTCGCCCGCATCCTGATCATCGCTGGGTCCGATAGTGGCGGGGGCGCGGGCATCCAGGCGGATATCCGGACCGTGACGCTGCTGGGCGGCCATGCGATGACCGCGATCACCGCGATCACGGCACAGAATACCCTGGGAGTTCAGGGCGGCGTGCAGGGCGTCCATCCCGTTCCGACCGACATGGTGCTGCGGCAGATGGAGAGCGTGATCGGCGACATCGGCGTCGATGCGGTGAAGATCGGCATGATCGGATCGGCGGAGACCGCCGTGGCGGTGGCGGAGCGGCTGGCGGCGCTGGAGGGCGTGCCCATCGTGTTCGATCCGGTCATGGTGGCGACCAGCGGGTCCGTGCTGGCGGACGGGGAGACCATCGCGGCGTTTGAGCGGCTGATGGCGCTCGCCACGCTGGTGACGCCCAATATTCCGGAACTGGCGGCGCTGGGCGGGGAGGAGATCGCGGTCCGTTTCGCGACGCATGTGCTGGCCAAGGGCGGGCATGGCGAGGGGCCGATGCTGACCGACCGGCTGATCGGGCCGCGGGGCGTGGTGAAGGCGTGGAGCAATGCGCGGATCGACACGCGGCACAGCCATGGCACGGGCTGCACGCTGGCCAGCGCGGTCGCGACCGGGCTGGGGCAGGGGCTGGACCTGATCGACGCCATCGAGCGGGCGCGCAAATATGTGCGGGCGGCGCTGGCGTTGGCGCCGGGTCTGGGGCAGGGCCATGGGCCGATGGGCGCGCCCTTCGGATTTCACGACCATGCCTGA
- a CDS encoding ribonuclease HII, with product MPDFAHELLHHPGLVAGVDEAGRGPLAGPVVAAAVILRQEDCPEGLNDSKQLSAARRAVLEGEIKARALCWGLGVASVEEIDSLNILWATMLAMTRAVEALAHDCAHVLVDGNRCPQWRWASTAIVEGDAKCLSIAAASILAKEARDRMMVEAAAAHPHYGWESNKGYGSARHLAALREHGPTPLHRRSFAPVAQLSLL from the coding sequence ATGCCTGATTTCGCCCATGAACTGCTGCACCATCCGGGGCTGGTGGCCGGGGTGGACGAGGCCGGGCGCGGGCCGCTGGCCGGGCCGGTCGTGGCGGCGGCGGTGATCCTGCGGCAGGAGGACTGCCCCGAAGGCCTCAACGACTCCAAGCAATTGAGCGCGGCCCGGCGCGCCGTGCTGGAGGGGGAGATCAAGGCGCGGGCGCTGTGCTGGGGGCTGGGGGTCGCCTCGGTCGAGGAGATCGACAGCCTCAACATCCTCTGGGCGACGATGCTGGCGATGACGCGGGCGGTCGAGGCGCTGGCCCATGACTGCGCGCATGTGCTGGTGGACGGCAATCGCTGCCCGCAATGGCGCTGGGCGTCGACCGCGATCGTCGAGGGCGACGCCAAATGCCTGTCCATCGCGGCGGCATCCATCCTGGCGAAGGAGGCGCGCGACCGGATGATGGTGGAGGCGGCGGCGGCGCATCCCCATTATGGCTGGGAAAGCAACAAGGGCTATGGCAGCGCCAGGCATCTCGCGGCGTTGCGGGAACATGGCCCGACGCCGCTGCATCGCAGGAGCTTTGCGCCGGTCGCGCAGTTGAGTTTGCTGTAG
- a CDS encoding L,D-transpeptidase family protein — MFCAIAVPAGAQEPVGAGGYRWLEEGPFAGPLYLVISIERQMAHVYDGDRLVGMASVSTGMKGHRTPTGEFPVLQKRQWHRSNLYSNAPMPFMQRLTWDGIALHAGHNPGYPASHGCIRLPYDFARRLFGMTQVGTLVSVTSDRLSPALMVDALVAGDPGSAVVTFSPQAAPVVLAQRDETVPPMPMLEVDPGIFRLRLMRR; from the coding sequence ATGTTCTGCGCCATTGCCGTTCCGGCCGGGGCGCAGGAGCCGGTGGGGGCGGGCGGCTATCGCTGGCTGGAGGAGGGCCCCTTTGCCGGGCCGCTCTATCTGGTGATCAGCATCGAGCGGCAGATGGCGCATGTCTATGACGGCGACCGGCTGGTGGGGATGGCCAGCGTGTCGACGGGCATGAAGGGGCATCGCACGCCGACCGGGGAGTTTCCCGTGCTGCAGAAGCGGCAATGGCATCGGTCGAACCTCTATTCCAACGCGCCCATGCCCTTCATGCAGCGGCTGACCTGGGACGGGATCGCGCTGCATGCCGGGCATAATCCGGGCTATCCGGCGAGCCATGGGTGCATCCGCCTGCCCTATGATTTTGCGCGCAGGCTGTTCGGGATGACGCAGGTCGGGACTTTGGTGAGCGTGACGTCGGATCGCTTGAGTCCCGCGCTGATGGTGGATGCGCTGGTGGCGGGCGATCCGGGCAGCGCGGTCGTGACCTTCTCGCCGCAGGCCGCGCCGGTGGTGTTGGCGCAGCGGGATGAGACGGTGCCGCCGATGCCTATGCTGGAGGTCGATCCGGGGATTTTCCGGCTGCGGTTGATGCGGCGGTAG